The Geodermatophilaceae bacterium NBWT11 genome has a segment encoding these proteins:
- a CDS encoding DUF3151 domain-containing protein gives MTHSHHNLLGEPPATRLPAEPEADDALADGTDPAVVAAAHPTVSAAWAALAENALQGGRTIEAYAYARTGYHRGLDALRRNGWKGFGPVPWSHEPNQGFLRCVTELAKASEAIGETAETQRLTELLRDCDPSLAA, from the coding sequence GTGACCCACTCCCACCACAACCTGCTCGGCGAGCCCCCGGCCACCCGCCTGCCCGCGGAGCCCGAGGCCGACGACGCGCTGGCCGACGGCACCGACCCGGCCGTCGTCGCCGCTGCGCACCCGACCGTCAGCGCCGCCTGGGCCGCACTGGCCGAGAACGCGCTGCAGGGCGGCCGCACCATCGAGGCCTACGCCTACGCCCGCACCGGCTACCACCGCGGCCTGGACGCCCTGCGCCGCAACGGCTGGAAGGGCTTCGGCCCGGTCCCGTGGAGCCACGAGCCCAACCAGGGCTTCCTGCGCTGCGTGACGGAGCTGGCCAAGGCCAGCGAGGCGATCGGCGAGACCGCGGAGACCCAGCGCCTCACCGAGCTCCTGCGGGACTGCGACCCCAGCCTCGCCGCCTGA
- a CDS encoding molybdopterin-dependent oxidoreductase: MRRVLAALAGLLAAAVALGVGELVAGLVGPASSPVVAVGNAAITLTPESLKSFAIEQFGEDDKIVLIGGVLVVIALYALAVGLVSLRSRLVGFLGIALFGVIGVVAAVTRPAGGLLDGLPSLVGALVGVVALGALVSPLLASARSSAPAPVARVEGGGSTASRQHADEAIVDRLREVLGSGDRKGFALDRRRFFLTSGVAVGAAVVTGGGGRLLQRRFDVAGARSDLSLPSPSSAAPALPAGADLATSTPDLTPLFTANSDFYRVDTAITVPQISPSEYSLTLSGMFDSPRSFTLQELFDRDDLIERDITLTCVSNEVGGKLASTARWIGVPLGDFLRENGVQSSSNQLVCRSSDGMTIGTPTESALDVEDAMLAIGMNGEPLLVDHGFPVRMLIPGLYGYVSACKWLTEIQATTYDAVDAYWTERDWATDAPIKVFSRIDTPAALRNIPAGTTPVAGVAWAQGRGIAKVEVKVDDADWVEAQLSPEVNADLWRQWVLPVDLAAGQHQFTVRATDTTGETQTEERVAPFPNGATGLHSIRVVTT; this comes from the coding sequence CTGCGTCGGGTGCTCGCCGCCCTCGCCGGCCTCCTGGCCGCCGCCGTCGCGCTGGGCGTCGGGGAGCTGGTCGCCGGTCTCGTGGGCCCCGCCTCCAGCCCGGTCGTCGCCGTCGGCAACGCGGCCATCACGCTCACCCCCGAGTCGCTCAAGAGCTTCGCCATCGAGCAGTTCGGCGAGGACGACAAGATCGTCCTCATCGGCGGCGTGCTGGTCGTCATCGCGCTCTACGCCCTCGCCGTCGGCCTGGTCTCGCTGCGCAGCCGACTGGTCGGCTTCCTGGGCATCGCGCTCTTCGGCGTCATCGGCGTCGTCGCCGCGGTGACCCGTCCGGCCGGTGGCCTGCTCGACGGGCTGCCCTCCCTGGTCGGCGCCCTGGTGGGCGTGGTCGCCCTCGGCGCGCTGGTCTCCCCGCTGCTGGCCTCCGCCCGCAGCTCGGCCCCCGCCCCGGTCGCCCGGGTCGAGGGTGGGGGCTCGACAGCCTCCCGGCAGCACGCCGACGAGGCGATCGTCGACCGGCTGCGCGAGGTGCTCGGCTCCGGTGACCGGAAGGGCTTCGCGCTCGACCGCCGCCGCTTCTTCCTCACCTCCGGTGTCGCGGTGGGTGCCGCCGTCGTCACCGGCGGAGGTGGCCGTCTGCTGCAGCGTCGCTTCGACGTCGCCGGCGCCCGGTCCGACCTGAGCCTGCCCAGCCCGTCCTCGGCCGCCCCGGCCCTGCCGGCCGGTGCCGACCTGGCGACCAGCACCCCCGACCTGACCCCGCTCTTCACCGCCAACTCCGACTTCTACCGGGTCGACACGGCCATCACCGTGCCCCAGATCAGCCCCTCGGAGTACTCGCTGACGCTGAGCGGGATGTTCGACAGCCCCCGCAGCTTCACGCTCCAGGAGCTCTTCGACCGCGACGACCTGATCGAGCGGGACATCACGCTGACCTGCGTCTCCAACGAGGTCGGCGGCAAGCTGGCCAGCACCGCCCGCTGGATCGGCGTCCCGCTCGGGGACTTCCTCCGCGAGAACGGCGTCCAGTCCTCCTCCAACCAGCTGGTCTGCCGGTCCTCCGACGGCATGACCATCGGCACGCCGACCGAGTCCGCGCTCGACGTCGAGGACGCGATGCTGGCGATCGGCATGAACGGCGAGCCGCTCCTGGTGGACCACGGCTTCCCGGTCCGGATGCTCATCCCCGGTCTCTACGGCTACGTGTCGGCCTGCAAGTGGCTCACCGAGATCCAGGCGACCACCTACGACGCCGTCGACGCCTACTGGACCGAGCGGGACTGGGCCACCGACGCCCCGATCAAGGTCTTCTCCCGGATCGACACCCCGGCCGCCCTGCGCAACATCCCCGCCGGCACGACCCCGGTCGCGGGCGTCGCCTGGGCCCAGGGCCGGGGGATCGCCAAGGTCGAGGTCAAGGTCGACGACGCCGACTGGGTGGAGGCGCAGCTGTCCCCCGAGGTGAACGCCGACCTCTGGCGCCAGTGGGTCCTGCCCGTGGACCTCGCCGCCGGCCAGCACCAGTTCACCGTCCGGGCCACGGACACGACCGGTGAGACGCAGACCGAGGAGCGGGTCGCCCCGTTCCCGAACGGCGCCACCGGACTGCACTCGATCCGGGTGGTCACGACGTGA
- the fbaA gene encoding class II fructose-bisphosphate aldolase produces the protein MPIATPEVYADMISRAKEGGFAYPAINCTSSETVNAALRGFADAGSDGIIQFSTGGAEFISGTRVKDMVVGASALAEYAHVVAKQYPVQVALHTDHCQKEKLDSYVRPLIALSQERVDRGENPLFQSHMWDGSAIDLDENLSIAEELIAKTSAAKIVLELEIGVVGGEEDGVSHDINDKLYTAPGDFIQTAKTLGLGEKGVYLLAATFGNVHGVYKPGNVKLRPEVLKEGQEVVVAELGLEAGSKPFNLVFHGGSGSSQEEIREALSYGVVKMNVDTDTQYAFTRPIAGHMLSNYDGVLKIDGEVGNKKVYDPRTYMKAAEIGMAERVQTACEDLLSAGRAQS, from the coding sequence GTGCCCATCGCGACCCCCGAGGTCTACGCCGACATGATCAGCCGGGCGAAGGAGGGCGGTTTCGCCTACCCGGCCATCAACTGCACGTCCTCGGAGACGGTCAACGCCGCGCTGCGCGGGTTCGCCGACGCCGGTAGCGACGGGATCATCCAGTTCTCCACCGGCGGTGCGGAGTTCATCTCCGGCACCCGGGTCAAGGACATGGTGGTCGGCGCCAGCGCGCTGGCCGAGTACGCCCACGTCGTGGCGAAGCAGTACCCGGTCCAGGTGGCGCTGCACACCGACCACTGCCAGAAGGAGAAGCTGGACTCCTACGTCCGGCCGCTCATCGCGCTGTCCCAGGAGCGGGTGGACCGGGGCGAGAACCCGCTGTTCCAGTCGCACATGTGGGACGGCTCGGCCATCGACCTGGACGAGAACCTGTCCATCGCCGAGGAGCTGATCGCCAAGACCTCCGCGGCGAAGATCGTGCTGGAGCTCGAGATCGGCGTCGTCGGCGGCGAGGAGGACGGCGTCAGCCACGACATCAACGACAAGCTCTACACCGCCCCCGGCGACTTCATCCAGACCGCGAAGACCCTCGGCCTCGGCGAGAAGGGCGTCTACCTGCTGGCCGCGACCTTCGGCAACGTGCACGGGGTCTACAAGCCGGGCAACGTGAAGCTGCGCCCCGAGGTCCTCAAGGAGGGCCAGGAGGTCGTCGTCGCCGAGCTCGGCCTCGAGGCCGGCAGCAAGCCGTTCAACCTGGTCTTCCACGGCGGGTCGGGCTCCTCGCAGGAGGAGATCCGCGAGGCGCTGTCCTACGGCGTCGTGAAGATGAACGTCGACACCGACACCCAGTACGCCTTCACCCGCCCCATCGCCGGGCACATGCTCAGCAACTACGACGGCGTGCTGAAGATCGACGGCGAGGTCGGCAACAAGAAGGTCTACGACCCGCGCACCTACATGAAGGCCGCCGAGATCGGCATGGCCGAGCGCGTGCAGACCGCGTGTGAGGACCTGCTGTCGGCGGGCAGGGCCCAGTCGTGA
- a CDS encoding flavoprotein oxidoreductase, giving the protein MTGRARLLVIGGDAAGMSAAAQARRIRDEDELEIVVLEQGGDTSFSACGIPYWIGDLVEGRDALVARTPEEHRSKGLTVHTGTRATAIDTEARTVATADGRSFDYDTLLIATGGKPTRPPIPGLDAPGVFGVHRLDDGEAIRAAIDELPADGPRRAVVMGGGYIGLEMAEVLQTRGLDVTVVLADPLPMGLLDADMGDLVLAAMRELGMTVHTDQAVEEVLLDADGRACGVRTDEGSYDAEIIVLGLGMGPEASLAEAAGIAIGVTGGIDVDATMRSRSHPDVFAAGDCVQTYHQLTGEPQHVALGTHANKQGRVAGSVIAGRPARFGGVLGTALTKVGDTEIGRTGLCTTQAEQAGYAFTSDVVEGTTRAGYYPGAEGLTVKLVTEVGSGRILGGQVVGGPGAGKRVDVLATAIWAGMTAADLAASDLSYAPPFSPTYDVVAVAARKASAVVRG; this is encoded by the coding sequence ATGACGGGGCGGGCACGACTGCTGGTGATCGGGGGCGACGCGGCGGGCATGTCCGCCGCCGCCCAGGCGCGACGGATCCGGGACGAGGACGAACTGGAGATCGTCGTCCTCGAGCAGGGCGGGGACACCTCGTTCTCCGCCTGCGGCATCCCCTACTGGATCGGTGACCTGGTCGAGGGCCGCGACGCCCTGGTCGCCCGCACCCCCGAGGAGCACCGGTCCAAGGGGCTCACCGTGCACACCGGCACCCGGGCCACCGCGATCGACACCGAGGCCAGGACGGTGGCCACCGCCGACGGGCGCTCGTTCGACTACGACACCCTGCTGATCGCCACCGGCGGCAAGCCCACCCGCCCGCCGATCCCCGGCCTGGACGCCCCGGGGGTGTTCGGCGTGCACCGGCTCGACGACGGCGAGGCCATCCGGGCCGCGATCGACGAGCTGCCCGCCGACGGTCCCCGGCGCGCGGTCGTCATGGGCGGGGGCTACATCGGCCTGGAGATGGCCGAGGTGCTGCAGACCCGCGGCCTGGACGTCACCGTCGTGCTGGCCGACCCGCTGCCGATGGGCCTGCTGGACGCCGACATGGGCGACCTGGTGCTGGCCGCGATGCGCGAGCTGGGGATGACCGTGCACACCGACCAGGCGGTCGAGGAGGTGCTGCTGGACGCCGACGGGCGGGCCTGCGGGGTGCGCACCGACGAGGGCTCCTACGACGCCGAGATCATCGTCCTCGGGCTGGGCATGGGCCCGGAGGCATCGCTGGCCGAGGCCGCGGGCATCGCGATCGGGGTGACCGGCGGGATCGACGTCGACGCCACGATGCGCAGCCGCAGCCATCCCGACGTGTTCGCCGCCGGGGACTGCGTGCAGACCTACCACCAGCTCACCGGCGAGCCCCAGCACGTCGCGCTGGGCACCCACGCCAACAAGCAGGGCCGGGTGGCCGGCTCGGTCATCGCCGGTCGGCCGGCCCGCTTCGGCGGGGTGCTGGGGACGGCGCTGACCAAGGTGGGCGACACCGAGATCGGTCGCACCGGGCTGTGCACCACCCAGGCCGAGCAGGCCGGCTACGCGTTCACCAGCGACGTCGTCGAGGGCACCACCCGGGCCGGCTACTACCCCGGCGCCGAGGGGCTGACGGTCAAGCTGGTCACCGAGGTCGGCTCGGGCCGGATCCTGGGCGGTCAGGTCGTGGGCGGCCCGGGCGCGGGCAAGCGGGTCGACGTCCTGGCCACCGCGATCTGGGCCGGGATGACCGCCGCGGACCTCGCGGCGTCGGACCTGTCCTACGCCCCGCCGTTCTCCCCGACCTACGACGTCGTCGCCGTCGCCGCCCGCAAGGCCAGCGCGGTCGTCAGGGGCTGA
- a CDS encoding orotate phosphoribosyltransferase has protein sequence MTAPSHHPDRDRLLELITDLAVVHGKVTLSSGAEADWYIDLRRLTLHHEGAPLVGRVMRQLTVDLSYDVVGGLTLGADPVATAMLHAASDGQGFLDACVVRKQGKAHGLQRRIEGPDVAGRTVLVVEDVSTTGTSPLTAAEALTEAGAEVVGIAVIVDRGARAAVEAAGYTYLAAFDLRDLGLA, from the coding sequence ATGACCGCGCCCTCCCACCACCCCGACCGTGACCGGCTCCTGGAGCTGATCACCGACCTCGCCGTGGTGCACGGGAAGGTGACGCTCTCCTCTGGCGCCGAGGCCGACTGGTACATCGACCTCCGCCGGCTGACGCTGCACCACGAGGGGGCCCCGCTGGTGGGCCGGGTGATGCGCCAGCTCACCGTCGACCTGTCCTACGACGTCGTCGGCGGGCTGACCCTGGGTGCCGACCCGGTGGCCACGGCGATGCTGCACGCGGCCAGCGACGGTCAGGGCTTCCTGGACGCCTGCGTCGTCCGCAAGCAGGGCAAGGCGCACGGCCTGCAGCGCCGGATCGAGGGCCCCGACGTCGCCGGCCGCACGGTGCTCGTCGTCGAGGACGTCTCCACCACCGGCACCAGCCCGCTGACCGCCGCCGAGGCGCTCACCGAGGCCGGGGCCGAGGTCGTCGGCATCGCCGTGATCGTCGACCGCGGGGCGCGCGCGGCCGTCGAGGCCGCCGGATACACCTACCTCGCCGCGTTCGACCTCCGCGACCTGGGCCTGGCCTAG
- a CDS encoding tryptophan-rich sensory protein: protein MTSSSDRVAAAALAVGSAVVGGLATDPDSRWFRRLDKPAFYPPPQAFGIVWSALYTGIAWAGGEVLSRADGQQRHDFGRAYAANLALNTAWTPLFFRAHRPWLATAESALLTASTVDLVRRADRVSRPAAAALVPYAAWTAFATVLSGAIARRN from the coding sequence ATGACCTCCTCCTCGGACCGGGTGGCCGCGGCTGCCCTCGCCGTCGGTTCCGCCGTCGTCGGTGGCCTGGCCACCGACCCGGACAGTCGCTGGTTCCGGCGCCTGGACAAGCCGGCGTTCTACCCGCCACCGCAGGCCTTCGGCATCGTCTGGAGCGCGCTCTACACCGGCATCGCCTGGGCCGGTGGCGAGGTCCTGAGCCGGGCCGACGGGCAGCAGCGCCACGACTTCGGCCGGGCCTACGCGGCGAACCTGGCGCTGAACACCGCCTGGACGCCGCTGTTCTTCCGGGCCCACCGGCCGTGGCTGGCCACCGCGGAGTCCGCTCTGCTCACCGCCTCCACGGTCGACCTGGTGCGGCGGGCCGACCGGGTGAGCCGTCCCGCGGCCGCGGCGCTGGTGCCCTACGCGGCCTGGACGGCGTTCGCGACGGTGCTGTCCGGGGCCATCGCCCGGCGGAACTGA
- a CDS encoding DedA family protein: MTGFLDPTNLIDTFGLIGIAVVLFAECGLLVGFFLPGDSLLFTAGLLAAAGRIAPLWVLLLVLPVAAIAGNLVGWWIGRKAGPAVFRRPDSRLFKADHVDRSQAFFDRHGPRTVLLARFVPVVRTFATVMAGASRMDLRRFALWSALGGLLWAGGLTLLGFWLGQVALVREHVELFVLGVVALSLLPVVVEVLRTRRTTA; encoded by the coding sequence GTGACCGGCTTCCTCGACCCGACGAACCTGATCGACACCTTCGGGCTGATCGGCATCGCCGTGGTGCTGTTCGCCGAGTGCGGGCTGCTGGTCGGGTTCTTCCTGCCCGGGGACTCGCTGCTCTTCACCGCCGGGCTGCTGGCCGCCGCCGGTCGCATCGCGCCGCTGTGGGTGCTGCTGCTGGTGCTCCCGGTCGCGGCGATCGCCGGCAACCTGGTGGGCTGGTGGATCGGCCGGAAGGCCGGGCCGGCGGTGTTCCGTCGTCCGGACAGCCGCCTGTTCAAGGCCGACCACGTCGACCGGTCCCAGGCCTTCTTCGACCGGCACGGCCCACGCACCGTCCTGCTCGCCCGCTTCGTGCCGGTGGTGCGCACCTTCGCCACGGTGATGGCCGGCGCCTCCCGGATGGACCTGCGCCGCTTCGCCCTCTGGTCGGCCCTGGGCGGGCTGCTCTGGGCCGGTGGGCTGACCCTGCTCGGCTTCTGGCTGGGTCAGGTCGCCCTCGTCCGGGAGCACGTGGAGCTGTTCGTGCTCGGCGTCGTGGCGCTGTCCCTGCTGCCGGTGGTGGTCGAGGTGCTCCGCACCCGCCGGACGACGGCCTAG
- the clpB gene encoding ATP-dependent chaperone ClpB — protein MDKLTTRSQEAIAAAQRLAVDRGQAALEPLHLLVALLDQPEGITGPLLQATGAIPGEVRAKAESALRRLPSVSGSTVAAPSPSRDLLRVVNAAGEQATALGDEFVSTEHLLVGLATVGGEAGAVLAGAGATDDALLAAFRTVRGTRKVTSADPEGTYKALEKYAVDLTERAREGKVDPVIGRDAEIRRVVQVLSRRTKNNPVLIGEPGVGKTAIVEGLAQRMVAGDVPESLKGKRLMSLDLSAMVAGAKFRGEFEERLKAVLTEITESDGEIVTFIDELHTIVGAGASGDSAMDAGNMIKPMLARGELRMVGATTLDEFREHIEKDAALERRFQQVFVGEPTVEDTIGILRGLKERYEVHHGVRITDAAIVSAATLSDRYVTARFLPDKAIDLVDEAASRLRMEIDSRPVEVDEVERVVRRLEIEEMALAKEDDESSQARLVALREDLADRRELLDELTARWQQDKGAIDRIRETKERLEAVRSDAERAERDGDLARAAELRYGQLPALEKALAEASGATGEASMLKEEVGPDDIAEVVQAWTGIPAGRLLEGETAKLLRMEDVLAGRVVGQPDAVRVVADAVRRARSGVADPDRPTGSFLFLGPTGVGKTELAKALAEFLFDDERAMVRIDMSEYAEKHSVSRLVGAPPGYVGYEAGGQLTEAVRRRPYTVVLLDEVEKAHPDVFDVLLQVLDDGRLTDGQGRTVDFRNTILVLTSNLGSQVIADQSIAADAKRRAVDEVVRAHFKPEFLNRLDDVVVFRALGTEELTGIVDIQVGVLARRLAARRLTLRVSDAAKEWLAMTGFDPVYGARPLRRLVQSAIGDQLARALLSGEVRDGDGVEVDVAWDATGGATDAGLTVRRAEPAA, from the coding sequence ATGGACAAGCTCACCACCCGTTCGCAGGAGGCCATCGCCGCGGCCCAGCGGCTGGCGGTCGACCGCGGGCAGGCGGCGCTGGAGCCGCTGCACCTGCTGGTCGCCCTGCTGGACCAGCCCGAGGGCATCACCGGTCCGCTGCTGCAGGCCACCGGCGCCATCCCGGGGGAGGTGCGGGCCAAGGCCGAGAGCGCGCTGCGCCGGCTGCCCAGCGTGTCCGGCTCCACGGTCGCCGCGCCGTCGCCGTCCCGGGACCTCCTGCGGGTGGTCAACGCCGCCGGCGAGCAGGCCACGGCCCTGGGTGACGAGTTCGTGTCCACCGAGCACCTGCTGGTCGGGCTGGCGACCGTCGGCGGCGAGGCCGGCGCCGTGCTCGCCGGTGCCGGGGCCACCGACGACGCGCTCCTCGCTGCCTTCCGCACCGTGCGGGGCACCCGCAAGGTCACCTCCGCCGACCCCGAGGGCACCTACAAGGCGCTGGAGAAGTACGCCGTCGACCTCACCGAGCGGGCCCGGGAGGGCAAGGTGGACCCGGTCATCGGCCGGGACGCCGAGATCCGCCGGGTCGTGCAGGTGCTCTCCCGCCGGACCAAGAACAACCCGGTCCTCATCGGGGAGCCCGGCGTGGGCAAGACCGCCATCGTCGAGGGCCTGGCCCAGCGGATGGTCGCCGGCGACGTGCCGGAGAGCCTCAAGGGCAAGCGGCTGATGAGCCTGGACCTGTCCGCGATGGTCGCCGGGGCCAAGTTCCGCGGGGAGTTCGAGGAGCGGCTCAAGGCCGTGCTCACCGAGATCACCGAGTCCGACGGCGAGATCGTCACCTTCATCGACGAGCTGCACACCATCGTCGGGGCCGGCGCGAGCGGCGACTCCGCGATGGACGCCGGGAACATGATCAAGCCGATGCTGGCCCGCGGCGAGCTGCGGATGGTCGGCGCCACGACGCTGGACGAGTTCCGCGAGCACATCGAGAAGGACGCCGCGCTGGAGCGGCGCTTCCAGCAGGTCTTCGTCGGCGAACCCACCGTCGAGGACACGATCGGCATCCTGCGGGGGCTCAAGGAGCGCTACGAGGTGCACCACGGTGTGCGGATCACCGACGCCGCGATCGTCTCCGCCGCGACCCTGTCCGACCGGTACGTGACCGCCCGCTTCCTCCCCGACAAGGCCATCGACCTCGTCGACGAGGCGGCCAGCCGGTTGCGGATGGAGATCGACAGCCGCCCGGTCGAGGTCGACGAGGTCGAGCGCGTCGTCCGCCGGCTGGAGATCGAGGAGATGGCGCTGGCCAAGGAGGACGACGAGTCCTCGCAGGCCCGGCTGGTCGCACTGCGCGAGGACCTGGCCGACCGGCGCGAGCTGCTCGACGAGCTCACCGCCCGCTGGCAGCAGGACAAGGGCGCCATCGACCGCATCCGGGAGACCAAGGAGCGGCTGGAGGCGGTCCGTTCCGACGCCGAGCGGGCCGAGCGGGACGGCGACCTGGCGCGGGCCGCCGAGCTGCGCTACGGCCAGCTCCCGGCCCTGGAGAAGGCGTTGGCCGAGGCCTCCGGTGCCACCGGCGAGGCCTCGATGCTCAAGGAGGAGGTCGGCCCCGACGACATCGCCGAGGTCGTGCAGGCCTGGACCGGCATCCCGGCCGGCCGGCTCCTGGAGGGCGAGACCGCCAAGCTGCTGCGGATGGAGGACGTGCTCGCCGGGCGGGTGGTCGGCCAGCCCGACGCCGTCCGGGTCGTCGCCGACGCCGTGCGACGGGCGCGGTCCGGGGTGGCCGACCCCGACCGCCCCACCGGGTCCTTCCTCTTCCTGGGCCCCACCGGCGTGGGCAAGACCGAGCTGGCCAAGGCGCTCGCGGAGTTCCTCTTCGACGACGAGCGGGCCATGGTCCGCATCGACATGAGCGAGTACGCCGAGAAGCACTCGGTGTCCCGGCTCGTGGGGGCGCCTCCCGGGTACGTCGGCTACGAGGCCGGCGGGCAGCTCACCGAGGCGGTGCGTCGTCGTCCCTACACGGTCGTGCTGCTCGACGAGGTGGAGAAGGCCCACCCGGACGTCTTCGACGTGCTGCTGCAGGTGCTCGACGACGGCCGGCTGACCGACGGCCAGGGCCGCACCGTGGACTTCCGGAACACGATCCTGGTGCTGACGTCCAACCTCGGCTCCCAGGTCATCGCCGACCAGTCCATCGCCGCGGACGCCAAGCGGCGGGCCGTCGACGAGGTGGTCCGAGCGCACTTCAAGCCCGAGTTCCTCAACCGGCTCGACGACGTGGTCGTCTTCCGGGCGCTGGGCACCGAGGAGCTGACCGGCATCGTCGACATCCAGGTCGGGGTGCTGGCCCGTCGGCTGGCTGCTCGTCGGTTGACCCTGCGGGTCTCCGACGCGGCCAAGGAGTGGCTGGCGATGACCGGGTTCGACCCGGTCTACGGCGCCCGCCCGCTGCGCCGGCTGGTGCAGTCGGCGATCGGGGACCAGCTGGCCCGGGCGCTGCTGTCCGGCGAGGTCCGGGACGGCGACGGCGTGGAGGTCGACGTGGCCTGGGACGCGACCGGCGGGGCCACCGACGCCGGGCTGACCGTGCGGCGGGCCGAGCCGGCCGCCTGA
- a CDS encoding FAD-binding protein produces the protein MPAWLDELVDALGAGSVLTDPDVTAAYARDQAMLAESGTPAAVVLPRTTDEVSAVMRIASAHGVPVVPRGAGSGLAGAANAIDGAITLVLTRMDAVLEVSTADRLAVVQPGVVNKALRDAVATDGLFYPPDPSSYDWCTIGGNLANNSGGLCCVKYGVTTDYVLGLEVVLADGRVLRTGRRTVKGVAGYDLARLFVGSEGTLGVITEATLSLRPAPKTPVTLVASFTTTAQTGQVVEAVVTSGLVPSLLEVMDRTCIRAVDDMLKADLDRDAHALLVAQSDAGGQAAVDEMEALAQLCRDAGADLVHVTDDAAEGDLLLTARRMALPALERLGTTLIDDVAVPRSRIAAFLDGCDAIAERCGLVIGVVGHAGDGNMHPTVVFDPTDDDQRTRAFSAFDDVLELGLSLGGTITGEHGVGNLKTDWLEREIGPVSLSVHQAVKAALDPQGLLNPGKMFRSASVADLAGAASLR, from the coding sequence GTGCCCGCCTGGCTCGACGAGCTCGTCGACGCCCTGGGTGCCGGCAGCGTGCTCACCGACCCCGACGTGACCGCCGCCTACGCCCGGGACCAGGCGATGCTGGCCGAGTCCGGCACCCCGGCCGCGGTCGTGCTGCCCCGGACCACCGACGAGGTCTCCGCGGTGATGCGGATCGCCTCGGCGCACGGCGTCCCCGTCGTCCCGCGCGGTGCCGGCTCGGGGCTGGCCGGGGCGGCCAACGCGATCGACGGGGCGATCACCCTGGTGCTCACCCGGATGGACGCGGTCCTCGAGGTGTCCACGGCCGACCGGCTCGCCGTCGTCCAGCCCGGGGTGGTCAACAAGGCGCTGCGGGACGCGGTGGCCACCGACGGGCTGTTCTACCCGCCGGACCCGTCCTCCTACGACTGGTGCACGATCGGCGGCAACCTGGCCAACAACTCCGGCGGCCTGTGCTGTGTCAAGTACGGCGTGACCACCGACTACGTGCTCGGCCTGGAGGTCGTGCTCGCCGACGGCCGGGTGCTGCGCACCGGGCGCCGGACGGTGAAGGGCGTGGCCGGCTACGACCTGGCCCGGCTCTTCGTCGGGTCCGAGGGCACCCTCGGGGTGATCACCGAGGCCACCCTGTCGTTGCGCCCCGCGCCGAAGACGCCGGTCACCCTGGTCGCCAGCTTCACCACCACCGCGCAGACCGGGCAGGTCGTGGAGGCCGTGGTGACCTCGGGCCTGGTGCCGAGCCTGCTCGAGGTGATGGACCGGACCTGCATCCGGGCCGTGGACGACATGCTCAAGGCCGACCTCGACCGGGACGCCCACGCCCTGCTGGTCGCCCAGTCCGACGCCGGCGGGCAGGCCGCGGTCGACGAGATGGAGGCGCTGGCCCAGCTGTGCCGCGACGCCGGCGCCGACCTGGTGCACGTCACCGACGACGCCGCCGAGGGCGACCTGCTGCTCACCGCCCGCCGGATGGCGCTGCCCGCCCTGGAGCGGTTGGGCACCACGCTCATCGACGACGTCGCCGTCCCCCGCTCGCGGATCGCGGCGTTCCTGGACGGCTGCGACGCCATCGCCGAGCGGTGCGGCCTGGTGATCGGCGTCGTCGGGCACGCCGGGGACGGCAACATGCACCCCACCGTCGTGTTCGACCCCACCGACGACGACCAGCGCACCCGGGCGTTCAGCGCCTTCGACGACGTCCTCGAGCTCGGGCTGTCGCTGGGCGGCACGATCACCGGCGAGCACGGCGTCGGCAACCTCAAGACCGACTGGCTGGAGCGCGAGATCGGCCCGGTCTCGCTGTCGGTGCACCAGGCGGTCAAGGCCGCGCTGGACCCGCAGGGGCTGCTGAACCCGGGCAAGATGTTCCGCTCGGCGAGCGTCGCCGACCTGGCCGGGGCGGCGTCGCTGCGCTGA
- a CDS encoding fasciclin domain-containing protein, whose product MKSTRLTRGALIAATSAFALTMTACGSDAADEAGDAVGSATSAASSAAESATSSETTEAASTEPFGEACSLVPTDGEGSFDTMSAQPVATAASGNPVLSTLVQAVTAANLVDTLNSAEDITVLAPANPAFEAVPSENLNALLADVPQLTSVLQHHVIGGRLAPDALAGEQTTLLGDTVTIEGSGESFTISADQTLLASADANVICGNVQTENATVYIIDQVLAPAAA is encoded by the coding sequence ATGAAGAGCACCCGTCTCACCCGTGGCGCCCTGATCGCCGCCACCTCCGCCTTCGCGCTCACCATGACCGCCTGTGGCTCCGACGCCGCGGACGAGGCCGGCGACGCCGTCGGTTCGGCCACCTCCGCCGCCTCCTCGGCCGCCGAGAGCGCCACCTCCTCGGAGACCACCGAGGCCGCCTCCACCGAGCCCTTCGGCGAGGCCTGCTCGCTGGTCCCCACCGACGGTGAGGGCTCCTTCGACACGATGAGCGCCCAGCCGGTCGCCACCGCCGCCTCCGGCAACCCGGTGCTCTCGACCCTGGTCCAGGCCGTCACGGCCGCCAACCTGGTCGACACCCTGAACTCCGCCGAGGACATCACCGTGCTGGCCCCGGCCAACCCGGCGTTCGAGGCCGTCCCGTCGGAGAACCTCAACGCCCTGCTGGCCGACGTGCCGCAGCTGACCTCGGTCCTGCAGCACCACGTCATCGGCGGCCGCCTGGCCCCCGACGCGCTGGCCGGCGAGCAGACCACCCTGCTCGGCGACACCGTCACCATCGAGGGCTCCGGCGAGTCGTTCACCATCTCGGCCGACCAGACCCTGCTGGCCTCCGCTGACGCCAACGTCATCTGCGGCAACGTGCAGACCGAGAACGCGACCGTCTACATCATCGACCAGGTCCTCGCGCCCGCCGCTGCCTGA